One Calditrichia bacterium DNA window includes the following coding sequences:
- a CDS encoding chemotaxis protein CheD: MTDTVPKIFLYPGELFVGETPHLVTTVLGSCIAVCLWDPKLQIGGINHYLLPLWNGEGLPSPRYGNIAIPKLIEKMLAAGADRRRLQAKLFGGAAVVGSTSAKLNVGERNIDFAKRNLELERISISGASVGENFSRKILFDTQTGKVLLKKVEISQLQQ, encoded by the coding sequence ATGACAGATACGGTACCGAAAATATTCCTGTATCCCGGCGAGCTATTTGTCGGGGAAACGCCTCATCTTGTGACAACTGTCCTGGGTTCCTGTATTGCGGTTTGTTTATGGGATCCAAAGCTGCAAATTGGTGGAATCAATCATTATTTATTGCCTCTGTGGAACGGCGAGGGATTGCCATCGCCGCGCTACGGTAACATCGCAATTCCCAAATTGATTGAAAAGATGTTAGCTGCCGGTGCCGACCGGCGACGCTTGCAGGCGAAATTGTTCGGCGGGGCGGCTGTTGTCGGGTCTACAAGTGCCAAACTGAATGTCGGTGAACGCAATATCGATTTTGCCAAACGCAATCTGGAACTGGAGCGAATATCCATTTCCGGCGCCAGCGTTGGTGAAAATTTTTCCCGGAAGATTTTATTCGATACCCAAACCGGAAAAGTATTGCTCAAAAAAGTGGAAATAAGTCAACTTCAGCAATAA
- a CDS encoding STAS domain-containing protein: MEFSVTTTGEQTELVLNGDLQIMYANEMRDVLLQHLTTVQNLTINLTEITNIDVCGFQLLYATRLSAKKMSKNVVFNTENAAVLREIAAENGFSLDRLIQQ, from the coding sequence ATGGAATTTTCGGTAACAACAACAGGTGAACAAACCGAACTGGTTTTAAATGGCGATTTGCAGATTATGTATGCAAATGAAATGCGCGATGTGTTGCTGCAGCATTTAACGACAGTTCAAAACCTGACCATCAATCTGACAGAGATTACTAATATCGATGTCTGCGGATTTCAACTGCTGTATGCAACCCGCCTTAGCGCAAAAAAAATGTCTAAAAATGTTGTGTTTAACACCGAAAATGCGGCCGTGCTACGGGAAATAGCTGCTGAAAACGGTTTTTCTTTAGATCGATTGATTCAACAATAA
- a CDS encoding chemotaxis protein CheA, whose product MIDQFKAAFFEEAAELLENLETSLLDLENDLNNRELLESVFRVMHTLKGSAGMVELNAVEAFAHELETAFDKVRDGKLQMTDQLTSLTLRAKDQIQNMISESGDYDQQEVQEIIRLVKNMVGEKTEKSDVSEERTDVKESQEKAVKKLFAIHFKPAETLLINGSNPFFLLEELQELGECTIIMNASRVPDLESIAPENCYLEWQIIICTAKTHNDLEDVFIFVVDDCELNVRELADDAGYDLEEIQKDLKDLTTDDTFLGDAELQSVFDRHKKQQPEPPQPTEPQKIIQKTENSAPKTVENKPAPAQNINATPEKSAVRKDAKEATIRVPSGRLDELVNLVGELVTLNARLTQHTLSQDDQELTGISESLDRLTSQLRNSALNMRMIPVGTLFSRFSRLARDLGRELNKDIELFTSGEETEMDKTVIERLNDPMVHLIRNCADHGIESTEDRIAKGKPANGTISLTAQYSGAHVMIQIKDDGKGLDIEAIRAKAIDRGLIDPDTRVSDTELFQYVFHSGFSTAKQITKVSGRGVGLDVVRRTIEELRGTITLFSEPGVGTTFTLKLPLTLAIIDGLLVSIGDGYYVLPLSSVHECLEFSRAQVGTYQYQNLVNLRGKLVPYINLRNMFGVTTEEPEIQQVVIAEINNQHIGFVVDNVIGQHQTVIKSLGKISQDLEGLSGATIMGNGSIALILDIFGIYKQALQKGELA is encoded by the coding sequence ATGATCGACCAATTCAAAGCCGCATTTTTTGAGGAAGCTGCCGAATTGCTGGAAAATTTGGAAACCAGCCTGCTGGATTTGGAAAACGATTTGAACAATCGTGAGCTGTTGGAAAGCGTTTTCCGGGTGATGCACACGTTAAAAGGCTCTGCCGGAATGGTGGAGTTAAACGCCGTGGAAGCCTTTGCGCACGAGTTGGAAACCGCATTTGACAAGGTTCGCGATGGTAAACTGCAGATGACGGACCAGTTAACCTCATTGACACTCCGCGCGAAGGATCAAATCCAGAATATGATTTCCGAATCTGGCGATTATGACCAGCAGGAGGTGCAGGAAATTATCCGGCTTGTCAAAAACATGGTTGGCGAAAAAACAGAAAAAAGTGATGTAAGTGAAGAAAGAACAGATGTTAAAGAGTCGCAGGAAAAGGCAGTTAAGAAATTATTTGCAATCCATTTTAAACCCGCCGAAACGCTGTTGATTAACGGCAGCAATCCATTTTTTCTGTTGGAAGAACTGCAGGAATTGGGGGAATGCACCATTATTATGAATGCATCCCGGGTGCCAGATCTGGAAAGCATTGCACCGGAAAACTGCTATCTGGAATGGCAGATTATTATTTGCACCGCCAAAACCCACAACGATTTGGAAGATGTTTTCATCTTTGTTGTGGACGATTGCGAGCTGAATGTCCGGGAATTGGCAGATGACGCCGGTTACGATCTTGAGGAAATCCAAAAGGATTTGAAGGACTTAACAACTGATGACACTTTTTTGGGCGATGCCGAATTGCAATCGGTTTTTGATCGTCACAAAAAACAGCAGCCAGAGCCGCCGCAGCCAACTGAACCCCAAAAAATAATACAAAAAACTGAAAATTCAGCGCCGAAAACGGTTGAGAACAAACCGGCTCCGGCACAAAACATTAATGCAACACCGGAAAAATCGGCGGTGCGGAAAGATGCAAAAGAAGCCACTATCCGTGTACCGTCCGGACGGTTGGATGAACTGGTGAATCTGGTTGGTGAGTTGGTTACACTGAATGCCCGCCTTACCCAACACACGCTTTCGCAGGATGATCAGGAATTGACCGGCATTTCCGAAAGCCTGGACCGCTTAACCAGCCAATTGCGCAATAGCGCATTAAATATGCGAATGATACCCGTTGGCACTTTGTTTTCAAGGTTTTCGCGATTAGCGCGGGATCTTGGACGGGAATTAAATAAAGATATCGAATTGTTTACCAGCGGCGAAGAAACAGAAATGGACAAAACCGTTATCGAACGGTTAAATGATCCGATGGTTCACCTGATTCGCAATTGCGCAGATCACGGTATCGAATCTACTGAAGATCGCATTGCCAAAGGAAAACCAGCCAATGGAACTATCTCTTTAACGGCGCAATATTCTGGTGCGCATGTGATGATTCAAATAAAAGATGACGGCAAAGGTTTGGATATCGAAGCGATTCGGGCTAAAGCGATCGACAGAGGGTTGATCGACCCGGACACACGTGTTTCTGATACCGAATTGTTTCAATACGTTTTCCATTCCGGATTTTCGACTGCCAAACAAATTACCAAGGTTTCCGGGCGCGGCGTTGGGTTGGATGTTGTCCGGCGAACCATCGAAGAATTGCGCGGTACTATCACACTATTCAGCGAACCGGGTGTTGGCACAACCTTTACGCTCAAATTGCCGCTAACGCTGGCGATTATCGACGGGCTGCTCGTTTCGATTGGCGATGGCTATTATGTGCTGCCGCTATCCAGCGTTCACGAATGCCTGGAATTTTCCCGTGCCCAGGTGGGTACGTATCAGTATCAAAATTTGGTTAATTTGCGTGGCAAACTGGTGCCATACATTAACCTCCGCAACATGTTTGGCGTAACAACGGAAGAACCGGAAATACAGCAGGTTGTGATTGCCGAAATTAACAACCAGCATATTGGGTTTGTCGTGGATAATGTCATCGGGCAACATCAAACCGTCATCAAATCTCTTGGAAAAATATCTCAGGATCTGGAAGGATTATCCGGCGCCACTATTATGGGCAATGGGTCAATTGCATTAATTCTGGACATTTTTGGAATTTACAAGCAAGCGCTTCAAAAAGGCGAGCTGGCGTAA
- a CDS encoding DUF2007 domain-containing protein, protein MYPDKTYPENMVCPNCGVPYPQTSAPINATKTICQICKSEVKDTENNYSSRFVTVYVPRNESEHLAAQALLESAQIDFFSKNFTVQNLFGAGQIGTGFNIVTGPIQIQVPEEDAEEARELLEDYFSAQIYTDEHLENDWQERRYLIAQSQVDKMTTRAMIFCVFWFGGLGASVGIYYALKSLRIIGDFDEPLQGKLRSYIALAFASLEVIISPYLWMKIISEFQMM, encoded by the coding sequence ATGTATCCTGACAAAACTTATCCGGAAAACATGGTTTGCCCGAATTGCGGAGTGCCTTATCCGCAAACATCCGCACCGATAAACGCGACCAAAACGATTTGCCAGATTTGCAAAAGTGAGGTTAAGGATACAGAAAACAACTACTCCAGCCGTTTTGTGACAGTTTATGTCCCTCGAAATGAATCGGAACATCTTGCCGCACAAGCCCTGCTCGAAAGTGCCCAAATCGATTTTTTCTCTAAAAATTTTACTGTGCAAAATCTCTTTGGCGCCGGACAAATCGGCACGGGATTTAATATCGTTACCGGGCCAATTCAAATTCAGGTGCCCGAAGAAGACGCAGAGGAAGCGCGCGAATTGCTCGAAGATTATTTTTCCGCCCAGATTTATACCGATGAACATTTGGAAAACGATTGGCAGGAACGCCGCTATTTAATCGCTCAATCTCAGGTCGATAAAATGACCACGCGTGCAATGATTTTTTGTGTTTTCTGGTTTGGTGGGCTGGGCGCGAGCGTCGGCATTTATTATGCGTTGAAATCGTTGAGGATTATCGGTGATTTTGATGAACCGTTGCAGGGGAAATTACGAAGCTATATCGCGCTGGCATTCGCCAGTCTGGAAGTCATTATTTCACCCTATTTGTGGATGAAAATTATCTCGGAATTTCAAATGATGTAA
- a CDS encoding protein-glutamate O-methyltransferase, producing the protein MIKASTFERRVMSKKTFDKLSRFITEQCGIKMPDAKKTMLESRINSRLRKLGFDSFEEYVEYLFSETGMKEELVPMIDIVTTNKTEFFREDFHFDFLTAQVLPEMAEKNRVGHQSRLSVWSAGCSTGQEPYTLSIVLSEFAEKFNGFDFTILGTDISTRVLETAAKGVYDIEQIRKVDQNRRKKYFLKSKNPNKKIVRVKPELRSRVALRWLNFMEDFRFREKFDVIFCRNVMIYFDLPTRQKLVSKFCKQLNPGGYLFLGHSESLSGINAPVERVSASIYKLL; encoded by the coding sequence ATGATAAAAGCAAGCACGTTTGAACGGCGTGTCATGTCGAAAAAAACATTTGATAAGTTGAGCCGGTTTATTACAGAGCAGTGCGGTATCAAAATGCCCGATGCTAAAAAAACAATGTTGGAATCGCGCATCAACTCCCGCCTGCGAAAACTCGGTTTTGATAGCTTTGAGGAATACGTAGAGTATTTGTTCAGCGAAACGGGAATGAAAGAAGAACTTGTTCCCATGATTGACATTGTGACGACCAACAAAACCGAATTTTTCCGGGAAGATTTTCACTTCGATTTTTTAACAGCTCAGGTGTTGCCGGAAATGGCCGAGAAAAATCGGGTTGGGCACCAAAGCCGATTATCCGTGTGGAGTGCCGGCTGCTCAACCGGACAGGAGCCATATACGCTTTCAATTGTATTGAGTGAATTTGCGGAAAAATTCAACGGTTTCGATTTCACAATTTTGGGAACGGATATTTCCACCCGTGTGCTGGAAACTGCAGCAAAAGGAGTTTATGATATCGAACAGATTCGCAAAGTTGATCAAAACCGCCGCAAAAAATATTTTCTGAAAAGCAAAAATCCTAACAAAAAGATCGTCCGGGTGAAGCCGGAATTGCGGAGTCGGGTTGCCTTACGCTGGCTGAATTTTATGGAAGATTTCCGGTTTCGCGAAAAATTTGATGTGATATTTTGCCGTAACGTGATGATTTATTTCGATTTACCGACACGCCAAAAACTGGTCAGCAAATTTTGCAAGCAACTAAACCCCGGCGGATATTTATTCCTCGGGCATTCGGAATCGCTTTCAGGAATAAATGCACCGGTGGAACGCGTATCGGCGTCTATTTATAAGTTGTTGTAA
- a CDS encoding purine-binding chemotaxis protein CheW, whose protein sequence is MANPTTSTAADIRTYLTFRLQKDLFAIDVLKVREVVELTSITPIPGSPKYMRGVINLRGNVVSVVDMRRKFGMAEIAQTIDTCIVVLDIQMDGEEMILGILVDAVQEVFELSSSQIEPPPTMGTRFKAEYLTGIGKSEDHFIMILDIDKMLSAEELMLVKNSEETVEEN, encoded by the coding sequence ATGGCTAATCCAACAACATCAACAGCCGCAGATATCCGGACATATCTCACTTTCCGGCTGCAAAAAGATTTGTTCGCAATCGATGTGCTCAAAGTCCGCGAAGTAGTGGAGCTGACCAGCATAACCCCGATTCCCGGCTCGCCGAAATATATGCGGGGCGTGATCAATCTTCGCGGAAATGTCGTTTCTGTGGTCGACATGCGCCGCAAATTTGGGATGGCGGAAATTGCCCAAACCATCGATACTTGTATCGTTGTGCTCGATATCCAAATGGATGGCGAAGAAATGATTTTAGGCATTTTGGTGGATGCCGTTCAGGAAGTGTTTGAGCTGAGCAGCAGCCAAATTGAGCCACCGCCAACAATGGGCACCCGTTTTAAAGCGGAATATTTAACCGGTATCGGAAAATCCGAAGATCATTTTATCATGATTCTGGACATCGACAAAATGCTCTCCGCAGAAGAGTTGATGCTGGTGAAAAATTCTGAAGAAACCGTTGAAGAAAATTAA
- a CDS encoding response regulator encodes MSKVIMTVDDSKSIRQMVGFTLSQAGYSVVEACDGLDALEKLKSSPVNMIITDINMPNLNGIGLIGKVRQNPSYRFIPIVALTTESQDTKKMEAKQAGATGWIVKPFSPDQLLAVVKKVLR; translated from the coding sequence ATGAGCAAAGTTATTATGACTGTCGATGATTCAAAAAGTATCCGGCAAATGGTCGGTTTCACACTGAGCCAGGCTGGCTACAGTGTTGTTGAAGCCTGCGACGGGTTGGATGCGCTGGAAAAGCTGAAAAGCAGTCCGGTAAACATGATCATCACCGATATCAACATGCCCAATCTGAACGGTATTGGGCTGATAGGGAAGGTTCGGCAAAATCCTTCTTACCGTTTTATCCCGATTGTGGCACTTACAACAGAATCGCAGGACACCAAAAAAATGGAAGCGAAACAAGCCGGTGCAACAGGTTGGATTGTGAAACCGTTTTCACCGGATCAACTATTAGCCGTTGTTAAAAAGGTGCTCAGATAA
- a CDS encoding HAMP domain-containing histidine kinase, with translation MQNILTDSELLREIEYRLDERQQTLQAMQALNRNLEVVNQKLVDSENLKSNFLSNIRNEINNPLASIMGMANLVANSKNLSPEHVKAAAQSIFGEAFKLDFQLRNIFAAADLESGLVGLEISHVHIKSLLDHLKVQFALPLTEKQITLDIQKSGDTPDDSLFNSDAEKLHLIISNLVDNAIEFTEPNGAVLLNYRCEDGKLSVSVKDNGIGIPPEDHKRIFERFRQLDMGSQKLHKGNGIGLSIVRSVLDLMQGDVAVNSKPGEGCEITIQIPESESVNEIDFFGEAGNEFMFEDAPEEF, from the coding sequence ATGCAAAACATATTGACCGACAGCGAATTATTGCGGGAAATCGAATATCGATTGGATGAACGCCAACAAACTTTGCAAGCGATGCAGGCGCTTAATCGCAATCTGGAGGTTGTCAACCAAAAGCTGGTTGATTCTGAAAATTTAAAGTCGAATTTTCTCTCGAATATTCGCAACGAAATTAACAACCCGCTGGCATCAATTATGGGTATGGCAAACCTGGTTGCAAATTCAAAAAATTTGTCGCCCGAGCATGTAAAAGCGGCTGCGCAATCTATTTTTGGAGAGGCGTTTAAACTCGATTTTCAGTTGCGCAATATTTTTGCAGCAGCGGATCTGGAATCCGGATTGGTTGGGCTGGAGATATCGCATGTGCATATCAAAAGCTTGCTCGACCATCTTAAAGTCCAATTTGCACTACCACTTACGGAAAAGCAGATAACCCTGGACATCCAAAAATCGGGCGATACGCCGGACGATTCGCTTTTCAATTCCGATGCTGAAAAGCTGCATCTGATTATTTCAAATCTGGTGGATAACGCCATCGAATTTACCGAACCGAACGGAGCTGTTCTCCTCAATTATCGCTGTGAGGATGGTAAATTGTCGGTTTCAGTAAAGGATAATGGCATCGGGATTCCGCCGGAAGATCACAAACGCATTTTCGAGCGCTTTCGTCAGTTGGATATGGGGTCGCAAAAACTGCACAAAGGAAACGGGATCGGTTTGAGTATCGTGAGATCCGTGCTGGATTTAATGCAGGGCGATGTTGCGGTAAACAGCAAGCCGGGTGAAGGCTGTGAAATTACAATCCAAATTCCCGAATCGGAAAGCGTGAATGAAATCGATTTTTTTGGCGAAGCTGGCAACGAATTTATGTTTGAAGATGCTCCGGAAGAATTCTAA
- a CDS encoding HAMP domain-containing protein, giving the protein MSNYSKMESAYHGGITMIRLAISFSVILALGISIVFGKWITGAISKLMVATEELANGDLTQNVDIQSEDELGRLANSMNVMRDKFVLTIHDVQTVASGVTTNSWQVSATAEAISQGATEQAATAEEVSSSMEEIAANIQQNADNALQTEKIAVQTAQDAKISGEAVVKTVGAMRDIAGKISIIEEIARQTNLLALNAAIEAARAGEHGKGFAVVAAEVRKLAERSQTAAAKSASCRVPA; this is encoded by the coding sequence ATGTCCAATTATTCTAAAATGGAAAGCGCTTATCACGGCGGGATAACAATGATCCGGCTAGCCATTTCGTTTTCTGTTATTCTTGCATTAGGCATTTCAATTGTGTTTGGCAAGTGGATAACCGGCGCAATCAGTAAACTGATGGTTGCTACCGAAGAACTGGCAAATGGGGATCTCACCCAAAATGTTGATATTCAATCGGAAGATGAGTTGGGAAGACTGGCAAATTCGATGAATGTCATGCGCGACAAATTTGTGTTGACAATACATGATGTGCAAACCGTTGCCTCTGGCGTAACCACCAATAGTTGGCAGGTAAGCGCAACCGCAGAAGCGATTTCGCAAGGTGCGACGGAACAGGCTGCCACCGCTGAAGAAGTATCTTCATCAATGGAAGAAATTGCGGCGAACATCCAGCAAAATGCCGATAACGCGCTGCAGACGGAAAAGATCGCCGTGCAAACCGCACAGGATGCCAAAATAAGCGGGGAAGCGGTCGTAAAAACAGTCGGTGCGATGCGCGATATCGCGGGAAAAATTTCGATTATCGAAGAAATTGCCCGTCAAACCAACCTGTTGGCGCTCAACGCAGCTATCGAAGCTGCCCGTGCCGGTGAGCACGGCAAAGGCTTTGCGGTGGTTGCCGCAGAAGTGCGCAAACTGGCGGAACGCAGCCAAACCGCCGCCGCGAAATCGGCGAGCTGTCGGGTTCCAGCGTAA
- a CDS encoding chemotaxis response regulator protein-glutamate methylesterase: MQRKIKTLIVDDSALVRQTLREILSSDPEIEVMDAAGDPFFAAKIIKNEVPDVITLDIEMPRMDGLTFLGKIMTQHPIPVVICSSLAGKGTEAAIRALEYGAVEVIQKPRVGTKEFLEESRIQICDIVKAAANAEPKRVSKLHVRDNKPKAKLTADAVIAESKPATTLKTTEKVLVVGASTGGTEALRVFLEALPMDAPGIVIVQHMPEKFTASFAQRMDDLCNISVKEAENNDTVIRGRALIAPGGKHMLLKRSGARYYVEVKDGPLVSRHRPSVDVLFRSAARYAGKNAIGIIMTGMGDDGAKGMLEMKNAGASTIAQDEASCVVFGMPQVAIRLGGVDEILPLRKIAAHSLSLAK; the protein is encoded by the coding sequence ATGCAGCGCAAAATTAAGACACTTATCGTAGATGATTCTGCACTGGTTCGACAAACCTTGCGGGAGATTCTCTCATCCGATCCGGAAATCGAAGTGATGGACGCCGCCGGCGATCCGTTTTTTGCTGCGAAAATCATAAAAAATGAAGTGCCGGACGTGATAACATTGGATATCGAAATGCCGCGAATGGACGGGCTGACTTTTTTGGGAAAAATTATGACCCAACACCCGATCCCCGTGGTCATCTGCTCCAGTTTGGCTGGAAAAGGAACGGAAGCCGCAATCCGGGCGCTGGAATATGGTGCTGTGGAAGTGATTCAAAAACCGAGAGTGGGCACAAAAGAATTTTTGGAAGAATCGCGAATTCAGATTTGCGATATCGTAAAAGCAGCAGCCAATGCAGAGCCCAAACGAGTGTCTAAATTGCATGTCCGCGATAATAAGCCCAAAGCAAAATTAACAGCAGATGCAGTAATTGCAGAAAGCAAACCCGCAACCACCCTCAAAACTACCGAGAAAGTGTTGGTTGTCGGCGCTTCCACCGGTGGAACAGAAGCATTGCGCGTATTTTTGGAAGCACTGCCGATGGATGCACCGGGCATCGTTATTGTTCAGCACATGCCAGAAAAATTTACCGCATCCTTTGCCCAGCGGATGGACGACCTCTGCAATATATCCGTCAAAGAAGCGGAAAATAACGATACAGTCATTCGTGGGCGGGCGTTAATAGCGCCCGGCGGCAAACATATGCTGCTCAAACGGAGCGGTGCCAGATACTATGTTGAAGTAAAAGATGGTCCGTTGGTTTCCCGCCATCGTCCGTCTGTCGATGTGCTGTTCCGCTCTGCCGCCCGATACGCCGGGAAAAACGCCATCGGCATTATTATGACCGGAATGGGCGACGACGGTGCAAAAGGTATGCTGGAAATGAAAAACGCCGGTGCATCCACCATCGCTCAGGATGAAGCCAGCTGCGTTGTGTTTGGCATGCCGCAAGTGGCTATCAGGCTTGGCGGAGTGGACGAGATTTTACCGCTCCGGAAAATTGCAGCGCATTCGCTATCGCTTGCGAAATAG
- a CDS encoding septal ring lytic transglycosylase RlpA family protein: MNRPFATSILKIALLFFTITTVASAQLRYNGIWNKGETDHKIWVNSDWEPFKKKWDELGEQGYRPVDIEVTRVGNEKKYSGLWHRGSGNYEIWVDADWESFKARFDEWAALGMHLIDWEIYVDRGRHKFTGIWRAGAVQQKMVYDMNWESLPQLNAQFSAKGLNLIDIETYEKGDKREYAGIWSADGGSPSLPLNFMTWAEFNTTSEAFEKNGLALVDMESFGSGKNQVFIGIWRQDIELQKLLAGADWNSYLGTWRTLQNAGYQLVDIEPTTSGAALTVTPAKPVSPSTPATSQPKIPDNNFPDTPGSTIPPVAGTNPGSGTGTPPPATTPPAGTPTTGVVEFGKASYYGDNFQGRKTASGEPYDRDKLTCAHRTYPFGTQLKITNVANDRSVIVRVNDRGPHVKERVVDLSHEAAYRLDGIRSGIIDVKVEPVK; encoded by the coding sequence ATGAACAGGCCATTCGCAACTTCAATTTTGAAAATAGCCCTACTTTTTTTTACGATAACAACAGTTGCTTCAGCCCAATTGCGTTACAACGGTATCTGGAACAAAGGCGAAACCGACCACAAAATTTGGGTGAATTCAGACTGGGAACCGTTCAAAAAAAAGTGGGACGAACTGGGTGAACAAGGTTACCGCCCGGTTGATATCGAGGTTACCAGAGTTGGTAATGAGAAAAAATATTCCGGTTTGTGGCATCGCGGCAGCGGCAATTACGAAATTTGGGTGGACGCCGATTGGGAATCGTTCAAAGCCCGTTTTGATGAATGGGCAGCGTTGGGCATGCATTTGATCGATTGGGAAATTTACGTTGATCGCGGGCGGCACAAATTTACCGGCATTTGGCGCGCCGGCGCGGTTCAGCAAAAAATGGTTTACGATATGAATTGGGAAAGCCTTCCGCAACTAAACGCCCAATTTTCCGCTAAAGGATTGAATTTAATCGACATAGAAACATACGAAAAAGGCGACAAACGCGAGTACGCCGGCATTTGGAGTGCAGACGGCGGTTCCCCTTCCCTGCCGCTAAATTTTATGACATGGGCAGAATTTAACACCACCAGTGAAGCTTTCGAAAAAAACGGGCTTGCACTGGTGGATATGGAATCATTCGGGAGCGGTAAAAACCAGGTGTTTATCGGCATTTGGCGGCAGGATATCGAATTGCAAAAATTGTTGGCAGGTGCCGATTGGAACAGCTATTTGGGCACCTGGCGGACATTGCAAAACGCCGGTTACCAGTTAGTGGATATTGAGCCAACTACTTCAGGCGCGGCGCTAACGGTAACACCTGCTAAACCGGTGTCACCTTCAACACCCGCTACTTCCCAACCGAAAATCCCTGACAACAACTTCCCGGATACACCGGGCAGCACAATCCCGCCGGTTGCGGGAACTAATCCCGGGTCAGGTACGGGCACTCCACCGCCTGCAACAACGCCGCCGGCCGGAACCCCAACCACGGGCGTAGTAGAATTCGGCAAAGCATCCTATTATGGCGATAATTTTCAGGGTCGCAAAACCGCCAGCGGCGAACCGTACGATCGGGACAAGCTCACCTGTGCTCATCGCACCTATCCCTTCGGCACTCAATTGAAAATCACCAATGTTGCTAATGACCGCAGCGTCATCGTTCGGGTAAACGACCGCGGACCGCATGTTAAAGAGCGCGTTGTGGATCTTTCTCACGAAGCAGCTTATCGTTTGGACGGCATTCGCAGCGGTATCATTGATGTGAAAGTGGAGCCTGTTAAATAA
- a CDS encoding HAMP domain-containing protein, protein MWQVFMISVIIIAAVALFAFFFTRTFITPIKAAVKTTQIVAEGDLTELINNKQSDEIGDLANSIDDMVVNLRQIVGNVQNVASGVTSNSEQVSATAEAISQGATEQAATAEEVSSSMEEIAANIQQNADNALQTEKIAVQTAQDAKISGEAVVKTVGAMRDIAGKISIIEEIARQTNLLALNAAIEAARAGEHGKGFAVVAAEVRKLAERSQTAAAEIGELSGSSVKVAEHAGELLAKILPDIQRTAELVQEISVASNEQSTGVDEVTKAIQQLDQVIQQNASTSEELSSMAEELSTQSVQLQDAISFFKVDNAARGSAPKVTQQAIHSIEKRPAKPVSMATNSISSTKKALPPKKAAAKPAAKPAPAKEIGGFEFDMTGGKDKMDDEFEEF, encoded by the coding sequence ATGTGGCAAGTGTTTATGATTTCTGTCATTATTATTGCCGCTGTTGCATTGTTTGCATTCTTTTTCACGCGAACATTTATTACGCCAATTAAAGCGGCAGTAAAAACAACCCAAATTGTTGCAGAAGGCGACCTGACCGAGTTGATAAATAACAAACAAAGTGATGAGATCGGCGATTTGGCAAATTCTATCGACGATATGGTTGTGAATCTTCGGCAGATTGTCGGGAACGTGCAAAATGTTGCCTCCGGCGTAACCTCCAACAGCGAGCAGGTAAGCGCGACCGCGGAAGCGATTTCGCAGGGTGCAACCGAACAAGCTGCCACCGCGGAAGAAGTATCTTCATCAATGGAAGAAATTGCGGCGAACATCCAGCAAAATGCCGATAACGCGCTGCAGACGGAAAAGATCGCCGTGCAAACCGCACAGGATGCCAAAATAAGCGGGGAAGCGGTCGTAAAAACAGTCGGTGCGATGCGCGATATCGCGGGAAAAATTTCGATTATCGAAGAAATTGCCCGTCAAACCAACCTGTTGGCGCTCAACGCAGCTATCGAAGCTGCCCGTGCCGGTGAGCACGGCAAAGGCTTTGCGGTGGTTGCCGCAGAAGTGCGCAAACTGGCGGAACGCAGCCAAACCGCAGCCGCAGAAATCGGAGAGCTGTCGGGTTCCAGCGTAAAAGTAGCGGAACATGCCGGAGAATTGTTGGCGAAAATCCTGCCGGATATTCAGCGAACAGCGGAGTTGGTGCAGGAAATCAGCGTCGCCAGCAACGAGCAAAGCACCGGTGTGGACGAGGTGACCAAAGCTATCCAGCAACTGGATCAGGTGATTCAGCAAAACGCCTCAACATCGGAAGAATTATCTTCGATGGCGGAAGAATTGTCCACACAATCGGTTCAACTGCAGGATGCCATTTCGTTCTTTAAAGTGGACAACGCAGCCAGGGGTTCCGCACCAAAAGTAACCCAGCAAGCGATCCACAGCATCGAAAAGCGTCCGGCAAAACCGGTTAGCATGGCAACAAATAGCATTTCATCTACCAAAAAAGCATTGCCGCCCAAAAAAGCGGCAGCCAAACCAGCAGCCAAACCTGCCCCGGCAAAAGAAATCGGCGGATTTGAATTTGATATGACCGGTGGCAAGGACAAAATGGATGACGAATTTGAAGAATTCTAA